A single region of the Lycium barbarum isolate Lr01 chromosome 2, ASM1917538v2, whole genome shotgun sequence genome encodes:
- the LOC132628982 gene encoding uncharacterized protein LOC132628982: MRDNCEWRCRDGKRGKGVCQTRAKGVWERGEWRERGWSERKRGGVDEVRAGGGKEEKRRGEEECDGSGGGGGGDERKAREAKRQWKGKVEVRRRWENEGVRVRERERERTKEAGEKEKEEKRD, from the coding sequence ATGAGAGACAACTGTGAGTGGAGGTGCAGGGATGGCAAGAGAGGAAAGGGGGTGTGTCAGACGCGTGCAAAAGGAGTAtgggagagaggagagtggaGAGAACGTGGGTGGTCAGAAAGGAAACGTGGAGGAGTGGATGAAGTCAGAGCAGGTGGGGGAAAAGAGGAGAAGAGGAGAGGAGAAGAGGAGTGCGAcggaagtggggggggggggggtggcgaTGAGAGGAAGGCGAGGGAGGCGAAGCGACAGTGGAAGGGAAAGGTGGAAGTGCGGCGGCGATGGGAGAACGAAGGAGTtagggtgagagagagagagagagagaggacgaAGGAGGCGGGTGAGAAGGAGAAAGAGGAGAAGAGGGATTAG
- the LOC132627480 gene encoding uncharacterized protein LOC132627480: protein MASPSSKKPKNRVEEEETLDDRISQLPDSLLIQILSLLWTKDTVSSCVLSKSCCEFHQVFRNLVLDYLQKLTYATELIIGNWFAKVVFVLQLERVPLPQLRCKCLTVEIHTKYTSYGVTSLLRTSPCLETLNIDMGDWFLDVHCQLERSYLAKGDNINLQSWMSKIVFPNLKNVNICCTIKCVKGRFEGDNDKLFELSVFLLKYAMALKKFVMVSKTRICRICSENCASQYLSQLTKQLLDNPKSSRNVMITFQEFLA, encoded by the exons ATGGCTTCTCCATCTTCCAAAAAACCAAAGAAtagagttgaagaagaagaaacccTGGATGATCGTATCAGTCAGTTGCCAGACTCACTCCTTATACAAATTCTGTCTCTTTTGTGGACCAAAGATACTGTCTCATCATGTGTTCTCTCAAAGAG TTGTTGTGAATTTCATCAAGTTTTCAGAAACCTTGTTCTGGACTATCTTCAAAAGTTGACTTACGCAACTGAACTAATAATTGGAAATTGGTTTGCAAag GTTGTGTTCGTGTTGCAACTCGAAAGAGTACCACTTCCACAGTTGAGATGCAAATGTCTAACAGTGGAGATACATACCAAGTATACTTCTTATGGAGTCACTAGCCTTTTGCGGACCTCGCCTTGTTTGGAGACGCTGAACATAGACATGGGAGATTGG TTTCTTGATGTCCACTGCCAACTTGAGCGAAGCTATTTGGCCAAAGGAGATAATATCAATCTGCaaagttggatgtcaaaaattgTGTTTCCCAATCTCAAGAATGTGAATATCTGCTGCACAATAAAGTGTGTGAAGGGGCGGTTTGAAGGGGACAATGACAAGCTTTTCGAACTTTCAGTGTTTCTACTAAAGTATGCAATGGCTTTGAAGAAGTTCGTTATGGTATCAAAGACGAGAATCTGCAGGATATGTTCAGAGAACTGTGCGTCTCAATATTTATCACAATTGACTAAGCAATTGTTAGACAACCCAAAATCATCTAGGAATGTCATGATTACTTTCCAGGAGTTTCTTGCGTGA